A window of Otariodibacter oris genomic DNA:
GCTTATACCGTAATTGGTTTGCTAAACAATATGGAAAGTTAAAACAGCTTATAAAGGTATTATAGTTAATATATGATTAGTCATAATTTAGATGAGATTGTTGAATATTCAGAACGTATTCTATTATTACAAGGACCAGTGGGTGATTTTTTTACTCAATTATCTAAATGGCTTACTGAATATAATAAACAAGTTTTTAAAATTAATTTTAATGTGGGTGATGAGTATTTTTATCCTAATAACTTAAGTAATACTTATAGTTATCATGATAAATTTGAAAATTTTAAGGATTATCTTGTTAAATTTGTTAATGATAATAAGATAGATACAATAATATGCTTTGGTGATAATCGTCCTTATCATAAAATTGCCAAATCACTGACTAAAGAACTTAATATGTTCTTTTGGGTTTTTGAAGAAGGTTATTTTCGTCCTGATTATGTGACTTTAGAAAAATTTGGAGTGAATGCTTTCTCTAAAATACCAAAAGAAAAAGCATTTTTTCAGCAATTTTATAACCTACCGCCAATTGGTGAGCCTCAAAAAGTGAAACAAGGGTTTATACCTGTTGCTAAGGTTGCGATTCAATATTATTGGAAGTGTATTAGAAATAGAGATAAATATCCTCATTATAAACACCATCGCTATTTGTCTGGTAGATATTATCTAAAACTGTGGATGCTTTCTGCAATTCGTAGAGTATATTATTACTTTAAAGACAATTGCTTTTCTAAAAAAATTCAGCGAGGAAAATTTGGTGAGTTTTTTATTGTACCTCTTCAGGTTTATGATGATAGCCAAGTAATGGTTCATTGTGACTATAATGGCGTATCAGAATTCATTAATGAAGTATTAGCCTCTTTTAGCCGATATGCACCTCATGATATGAATTTAATTATTAAACATCATCCAATGGATAGAGGATTTACTGATTATGGTACGGTAATTCAGGAAAATATTAATACATATCCTAATTTAAAGGGTCGAGTATTCTATGTGCACGATCTTCCATTACCTGTTTTGTTAAGACAAGGAAAAGGAATGGTATGTATTAATAGCACAAGTGGTTTGTCTGCATTAGTCCATAATTTACCTGTAAAAGTATTGGGAAGAGCTAATTATGATTTTGATGGATTGACTTATCAAGGCACACTAAATACATTTTGGAATAACTCACAAAGACCAGATAATGATCTTTTTTTAGCTTATAGAAATTATCACTTACATAAAACACATTTAAATGGAAATTTCTATAGTAAGGTTATCTTACGTTATCCATATAATAACGAAGTATAAATGAGAAGATTTTTTATTTTTGGTTATTGTAATA
This region includes:
- a CDS encoding capsule biosynthesis protein is translated as MISHNLDEIVEYSERILLLQGPVGDFFTQLSKWLTEYNKQVFKINFNVGDEYFYPNNLSNTYSYHDKFENFKDYLVKFVNDNKIDTIICFGDNRPYHKIAKSLTKELNMFFWVFEEGYFRPDYVTLEKFGVNAFSKIPKEKAFFQQFYNLPPIGEPQKVKQGFIPVAKVAIQYYWKCIRNRDKYPHYKHHRYLSGRYYLKLWMLSAIRRVYYYFKDNCFSKKIQRGKFGEFFIVPLQVYDDSQVMVHCDYNGVSEFINEVLASFSRYAPHDMNLIIKHHPMDRGFTDYGTVIQENINTYPNLKGRVFYVHDLPLPVLLRQGKGMVCINSTSGLSALVHNLPVKVLGRANYDFDGLTYQGTLNTFWNNSQRPDNDLFLAYRNYHLHKTHLNGNFYSKVILRYPYNNEV